Proteins co-encoded in one Novosphingobium sp. PP1Y genomic window:
- a CDS encoding phosphoserine transaminase: MTDITIPTRKPARPHFSSGPCAKPPGYSPEKLSVESLGRSHRAKIGKSRLQYCIDLMREVLQLPETHRIGIVPGSDTGAFEMAMWTMLGARGVTTLAWESFGEGWVTDAVKQLKLDPTVIRADYGQLPDLSQVDWSNDVLFTWNGTTSGVRVPNADWIPADREGLSFADSTSAVFAYDIDWSKIDVATFSWQKVLGGEGGHGVLILGPRAVERLESYTPSWPLPKVFRLTKGGKLTEGVFKGETINTPSMLAVEDAIFALEWAKSLGGLEGLKARSDANAAALDKIVAERDWLGHLAADPASRSKTSVCLTVEGADTDFIKKFAAVLEKEGAAFDVAGYRDAPAGLRIWCGATVDTQDIEDLGPWLDYAYATVKAG; this comes from the coding sequence ATGACTGATATTACGATACCGACGCGCAAGCCTGCGCGTCCGCACTTCTCTTCCGGTCCCTGCGCCAAGCCGCCGGGCTACTCCCCCGAAAAACTCAGCGTCGAATCGCTTGGCCGCTCGCACCGCGCCAAGATCGGCAAGTCGCGCCTTCAGTACTGCATCGACCTGATGCGCGAAGTGCTGCAGCTGCCCGAGACGCATCGCATCGGTATCGTCCCCGGTTCGGACACCGGCGCGTTCGAAATGGCCATGTGGACCATGCTCGGCGCGCGCGGCGTGACGACGCTGGCTTGGGAAAGCTTCGGTGAGGGTTGGGTCACCGATGCCGTCAAGCAGCTCAAGCTGGATCCGACCGTGATCCGCGCCGACTACGGCCAGTTGCCGGATCTTTCGCAGGTGGATTGGAGCAACGACGTGCTCTTCACCTGGAATGGCACCACTTCGGGCGTTCGCGTTCCGAATGCCGACTGGATCCCGGCCGACCGCGAGGGCCTGTCCTTCGCCGACTCGACTTCCGCCGTTTTCGCCTACGACATCGACTGGTCGAAGATCGACGTCGCCACCTTCTCCTGGCAGAAGGTTCTGGGCGGCGAAGGCGGCCACGGCGTCCTGATCCTCGGCCCGCGTGCCGTCGAGCGCCTTGAAAGCTACACCCCGTCCTGGCCGCTGCCGAAGGTCTTCCGTCTCACCAAGGGCGGCAAGCTGACCGAAGGCGTGTTCAAAGGCGAGACGATCAACACCCCCTCGATGCTTGCTGTCGAGGACGCGATCTTCGCTCTCGAGTGGGCCAAGTCGCTGGGTGGTCTTGAAGGGCTGAAGGCCCGTTCCGACGCCAATGCCGCTGCGCTCGACAAGATCGTTGCGGAGCGTGACTGGCTCGGTCATCTCGCTGCCGATCCGGCCAGCCGTTCGAAGACCTCGGTCTGCCTGACGGTCGAAGGCGCCGACACCGACTTCATCAAGAAGTTCGCGGCGGTCCTCGAAAAGGAAGGCGCTGCCTTCGACGTAGCCGGTTACCGCGACGCCCCGGCGGGCCTGCGCATCTGGTGCGGCGCCACTGTCGACACCCAGGACATCGAGGATCTCGGTCCCTGGCTCGACTACGCCTACGCCACCGTCAAGGCCGGCTAA
- a CDS encoding class I SAM-dependent methyltransferase, with protein MRRTLVAVSSFLGLLAAPLSAATVEAGADARTEAEFCKGCEALVELALAHPARKDDRNRDAARHPAETLSFFRVRPDMKVGEYAPGGGWYSRVLAPYLAKEGHLTGLFFNPKQGPFDADKINASAAGFADQVAGWTGLPAQSFSGMTLETVPDDQKGTFDRILVVRMMHNMLRWNIADSEIKAMRALLKDDGLIGIVQHRAKADAPYAVSYGNRGYLRETDVIKFMEVNGFELVARSEVNANPRDTADWEEGVWTLPPTYALKDKDKAKYAAIGESDRMTLLFRKRP; from the coding sequence ATGCGTCGAACTTTGGTAGCCGTTTCGTCGTTCCTGGGTCTGCTGGCCGCTCCGCTTTCCGCCGCCACAGTGGAAGCCGGGGCCGATGCGCGCACCGAAGCGGAATTCTGCAAGGGCTGCGAAGCACTGGTCGAACTCGCTCTCGCACATCCCGCGCGCAAGGATGACCGCAATCGTGACGCCGCTCGCCATCCGGCGGAAACCCTGTCTTTCTTCCGCGTTCGCCCGGATATGAAGGTCGGCGAATATGCGCCGGGCGGCGGCTGGTACTCGCGGGTCCTTGCGCCCTATCTGGCCAAGGAAGGGCATCTCACCGGCCTGTTCTTCAACCCGAAGCAGGGGCCGTTCGACGCCGACAAGATCAATGCCTCGGCTGCCGGTTTCGCCGATCAGGTCGCGGGATGGACGGGGCTTCCGGCCCAGAGCTTCTCGGGCATGACGCTCGAAACCGTGCCGGACGACCAGAAGGGAACCTTCGACCGGATCCTCGTCGTGCGCATGATGCACAACATGCTGCGCTGGAACATCGCCGACAGCGAGATCAAGGCCATGCGCGCGCTGCTCAAGGACGATGGCCTGATTGGTATCGTCCAGCACCGGGCCAAGGCAGACGCCCCTTACGCGGTCAGTTATGGCAATCGCGGCTACCTGCGCGAGACGGACGTGATCAAGTTCATGGAAGTGAACGGCTTCGAGCTGGTCGCCAGGTCTGAGGTCAACGCCAATCCCAGGGACACCGCGGACTGGGAGGAGGGCGTGTGGACCCTGCCGCCGACTTACGCGCTGAAGGACAAGGACAAGGCGAAATACGCAGCGATCGGCGAAAGTGACCGGATGACGCTTCTGTTCCGCAAGCGGCCCTGA
- a CDS encoding murein L,D-transpeptidase family protein, whose translation MRRSVLRFAPLLLLLVAAASAQDEPALPEIDFVRVDKSERTIRLFSQGRLVRVIERIQMGDPVGPKRFEGDRRTPEGLYEIDWANPESAYYLSLHVSYPSEEDRAFAAARGRSAGGMIMIHGQPNGLSQGRVPGDWTDGCIAVSNDEIEYLWQTVPDGTPIEIRP comes from the coding sequence ATGCGGCGGAGCGTGCTACGGTTCGCTCCGCTGCTCCTGCTGCTTGTCGCCGCAGCCTCGGCGCAGGACGAACCGGCGCTGCCGGAAATCGACTTCGTTCGCGTCGACAAGTCCGAAAGGACGATCCGGCTCTTTTCCCAGGGCCGGCTGGTGCGCGTGATAGAGCGCATCCAGATGGGCGATCCGGTCGGCCCCAAGCGCTTCGAGGGCGACCGGCGTACGCCCGAAGGGCTCTACGAGATCGACTGGGCCAATCCCGAGAGCGCCTATTACCTCTCGCTGCACGTTTCCTATCCGAGTGAGGAAGATCGCGCCTTTGCGGCGGCACGCGGCCGGTCGGCGGGCGGCATGATCATGATCCACGGCCAGCCCAATGGCCTTTCGCAGGGCCGGGTGCCGGGCGACTGGACCGATGGCTGCATTGCCGTTTCCAACGATGAGATCGAATACCTCTGGCAGACCGTGCCGGATGGGACGCCCATAGAAATTCGGCCCTGA
- the aguB gene encoding N-carbamoylputrescine amidase: protein MAEITVAALQLALGFADEAENIAAVSALVEEAAGNGARIILPPELFSGPYFCKVEEEELFALARPTAEHPSVIAMKALARKLKVAIPTSFFERDGHHYYNTLAMIDADGEIMGTYRKSHIPDGPGYEEKYYFRPGNDGFKVWDLFGTRIGVGVCWDQWYPECARVMALMGAELLFYPTAIGSEPYDAALDTSRMWRRAMLGHSVSNCMPVIAANRIGIEAEAGSEQTFYGHSFITDEWGDFVAEFGKQETGVLVAKLDLARAAKHRAGMGFFRDRRPQLYTRIAQDV, encoded by the coding sequence ATGGCCGAAATCACTGTCGCAGCACTGCAATTAGCCCTTGGCTTCGCCGACGAGGCGGAAAACATCGCCGCCGTTTCCGCTCTCGTCGAAGAGGCGGCGGGCAACGGCGCCCGGATCATCCTGCCGCCCGAACTGTTTTCGGGGCCGTATTTCTGCAAGGTGGAGGAAGAGGAGCTCTTCGCGCTGGCCCGCCCCACGGCCGAGCATCCCTCCGTCATCGCGATGAAGGCGCTGGCCAGGAAGCTCAAGGTGGCGATCCCGACCAGCTTCTTCGAACGCGACGGGCACCACTATTACAACACGCTGGCCATGATCGATGCCGACGGCGAGATCATGGGGACCTATCGCAAGAGCCACATTCCCGACGGCCCCGGTTACGAGGAGAAGTATTACTTCCGGCCGGGCAACGACGGGTTCAAGGTATGGGACCTGTTCGGCACGCGCATCGGCGTCGGCGTGTGCTGGGACCAGTGGTACCCGGAATGCGCCCGCGTGATGGCGCTGATGGGGGCCGAACTGCTGTTCTATCCTACTGCCATCGGTTCCGAACCCTATGACGCCGCGCTTGATACCAGCCGTATGTGGCGCCGCGCCATGCTTGGCCATTCGGTTTCCAACTGCATGCCGGTGATCGCGGCCAACCGCATCGGCATCGAGGCCGAGGCGGGCAGCGAGCAGACATTCTACGGCCATTCCTTCATCACCGACGAGTGGGGCGATTTCGTCGCCGAATTCGGCAAGCAGGAAACCGGCGTGCTGGTTGCGAAGCTGGACCTTGCGCGTGCGGCGAAGCACCGTGCCGGCATGGGTTTTTTCCGGGATCGCCGTCCGCAGCTCTATACCCGCATCGCGCAGGACGTCTGA
- the serA gene encoding phosphoglycerate dehydrogenase: MTTKPKVLISDKMDPNAARIFEIRGCDVDVITGETPEQLIARIGDYDGLAIRSSTKVTKEVLAAAKNLKVIGRAGIGVDNVDIPAASSQGVVVMNTPFGNSITTAEHAIALMFALARQLPEANAQTQAGLWPKNGFMGVEVTGKTLGLIGAGNIGSIVASRALGLKMKVAAFDPFLTPERAVEMGVEKVDLDTLLDRADFITLHTPLTDQTRNILSRENLAKTKKGVRIINCARGGLVDEQALKDLLDSGHIAGAALDVFVTEPAKESPLFGTPNFICTPHLGASTNEAQVNVALQVAEQMADYLVNGGVTNALNMPSLSAEEAPKLKPYMALAEQLGSLVGQLTHDSVPRISIHTEGAAAELNMKPIAAAVLAGFLRVQSDSVNMVNAPYLAKERGLEVREVKTEREGDYHTLIRVSVKTEAGERSVAGTLFNNVEPRLVELFGIKVEAELAGHMMYIVNQDAPGFIGRIGSLLGENEINIGTFNLGRREAGGEAVLLLSVDSAVPEGVLKQACEVTGVRMVKALSF; this comes from the coding sequence ATGACCACCAAGCCCAAAGTCCTCATTTCCGACAAGATGGACCCCAATGCCGCGCGCATCTTCGAGATCCGCGGTTGCGACGTCGACGTGATCACCGGCGAAACGCCGGAACAGCTCATTGCCCGTATCGGCGACTACGACGGCCTTGCCATCCGTTCCTCGACCAAGGTTACCAAGGAGGTTCTCGCCGCGGCGAAGAACCTCAAGGTGATCGGCCGCGCCGGCATCGGCGTCGACAACGTCGACATCCCGGCTGCTTCGTCGCAGGGCGTCGTCGTGATGAACACGCCGTTCGGCAACTCGATCACCACGGCCGAACACGCCATCGCCCTGATGTTCGCTCTGGCCCGCCAGCTTCCCGAAGCAAACGCGCAGACGCAAGCGGGCCTGTGGCCGAAGAACGGCTTCATGGGCGTTGAAGTCACCGGCAAGACCCTCGGCCTCATCGGCGCGGGCAACATCGGTTCGATCGTCGCCAGCCGTGCGCTGGGCCTGAAGATGAAGGTAGCCGCCTTCGACCCGTTCCTCACGCCTGAGCGCGCCGTGGAAATGGGTGTCGAGAAGGTCGACCTCGACACGCTGCTCGACCGTGCCGACTTCATCACGCTGCACACGCCGCTGACCGACCAGACCCGCAACATCCTGAGCCGCGAGAACCTCGCCAAGACCAAGAAGGGCGTGCGCATCATCAACTGTGCGCGTGGCGGCCTGGTCGACGAACAAGCGCTCAAGGACCTGCTCGACTCCGGCCATATCGCCGGTGCGGCTCTCGACGTGTTCGTCACCGAGCCGGCCAAGGAATCGCCGCTGTTCGGTACCCCGAACTTCATCTGCACCCCGCACCTCGGCGCTTCGACCAACGAAGCGCAGGTCAACGTGGCGCTGCAGGTGGCCGAGCAGATGGCCGACTACCTCGTCAACGGCGGCGTCACCAACGCGCTGAACATGCCGTCGCTCTCGGCCGAGGAAGCGCCGAAGCTCAAGCCCTACATGGCGCTTGCCGAACAGCTGGGCAGCCTCGTCGGCCAGCTCACGCATGACTCGGTTCCGCGGATCTCGATCCACACCGAGGGCGCTGCAGCCGAACTGAATATGAAGCCGATTGCAGCCGCCGTGCTCGCCGGCTTCCTGCGTGTCCAGTCGGACTCGGTGAACATGGTCAACGCCCCGTACCTCGCCAAGGAGCGCGGTCTGGAAGTGCGTGAGGTCAAGACCGAGCGCGAAGGCGACTACCACACCCTGATCCGCGTCTCGGTGAAGACCGAAGCGGGCGAGCGTTCGGTGGCCGGCACGCTGTTCAATAACGTCGAGCCGCGCCTGGTCGAACTGTTCGGGATCAAGGTCGAAGCCGAACTGGCCGGGCACATGATGTACATCGTCAACCAGGACGCACCGGGCTTCATCGGCCGCATCGGTTCGCTGCTTGGCGAGAACGAGATCAACATCGGCACTTTCAACCTCGGTCGCCGTGAAGCCGGCGGCGAGGCCGTGCTTCTGCTCTCGGTCGACAGTGCCGTGCCGGAAGGCGTGCTCAAGCAGGCCTGCGAAGTGACGGGCGTGCGCATGGTCAAGGCGCTCTCGTTCTGA
- the folK gene encoding 2-amino-4-hydroxy-6-hydroxymethyldihydropteridine diphosphokinase, which yields MARHRYLIALGSNMRHRKHGDPHKVLRAALAALDKGKFEVEAVSPLIDSAPLGPSRRRYANGVAIVGTHRDPDEVLHKLAKMERKFGRKSGGRPWGARVLDLDIVLWDGGPWTSDRLVIPHPAYRQRQFVLGPACTIAGGWRDPLTGLSVNQLHARLTKPRPVPS from the coding sequence TTGGCAAGGCACCGCTATCTCATCGCACTGGGATCGAACATGCGGCATCGCAAGCATGGCGATCCGCACAAGGTACTCAGGGCCGCGCTTGCCGCGCTCGACAAGGGCAAGTTCGAGGTCGAAGCCGTCTCGCCGCTGATTGACTCTGCCCCGCTGGGCCCCTCGCGCAGGCGCTATGCCAATGGCGTCGCCATCGTCGGTACGCATCGCGATCCGGACGAAGTGCTCCACAAGTTGGCCAAGATGGAACGCAAGTTCGGCCGCAAGTCGGGCGGACGGCCCTGGGGCGCGCGGGTGCTCGATCTCGATATCGTCCTGTGGGATGGCGGCCCATGGACCAGCGACAGGCTCGTGATCCCGCACCCGGCCTATCGTCAGCGGCAGTTCGTACTGGGCCCCGCGTGCACTATTGCGGGTGGCTGGCGCGATCCCTTGACCGGCTTGTCGGTGAATCAGTTGCATGCGCGCTTGACCAAGCCTCGCCCTGTCCCTAGTTGA
- a CDS encoding DUF1674 domain-containing protein — protein MTERATKRPEGFKKPAHWTNDPAPQPTDAKADQDSPDPDGELSPTRYGDWVHKGIAVDF, from the coding sequence ATGACCGAACGCGCCACCAAACGTCCCGAAGGCTTCAAGAAGCCCGCGCACTGGACCAACGATCCCGCGCCGCAGCCCACAGACGCCAAGGCAGATCAGGACTCGCCCGATCCCGACGGCGAGCTTTCTCCCACGCGCTATGGCGACTGGGTGCACAAGGGCATCGCTGTCGACTTCTGA
- the msrA gene encoding peptide-methionine (S)-S-oxide reductase MsrA, with product METAIVAGGCFWCTEAVFRDVVGVSEVESGYIGGSVENPSYKQVCSGTTGHAEAIKVTYDPETISYAEILDVFLGTHDPTQLNRQGNDVGTQYRSAIFPLDDAQRSEAEAAIARSNEDHGGKVVTTIEGPATWYPAEDYHQEYWEGEGQRNPYCLAVIPPKLMKLRKSFQAKVKA from the coding sequence ATGGAAACGGCAATCGTGGCAGGCGGATGCTTCTGGTGCACGGAAGCGGTGTTCCGCGACGTGGTCGGCGTGAGCGAGGTCGAGAGCGGCTATATCGGCGGCTCGGTGGAGAACCCCAGCTACAAGCAGGTCTGCTCCGGCACGACCGGGCATGCCGAGGCGATCAAGGTCACCTACGATCCCGAAACGATCTCCTATGCCGAAATTCTCGACGTGTTCCTCGGCACGCACGATCCGACGCAGCTCAACCGGCAGGGCAACGATGTCGGCACCCAGTACCGCTCGGCGATCTTCCCGCTGGACGATGCCCAAAGGTCCGAAGCCGAAGCCGCCATCGCGCGCTCCAACGAGGATCACGGCGGCAAGGTCGTGACCACCATCGAGGGCCCGGCCACATGGTATCCCGCCGAGGACTATCACCAGGAATACTGGGAAGGCGAAGGCCAGCGCAATCCTTACTGCCTGGCAGTGATCCCGCCCAAGCTGATGAAGCTGCGCAAGAGCTTCCAGGCCAAGGTGAAGGCCTGA
- a CDS encoding extensin family protein: MRRLLLILPLLAPLVACMDIPQATQKTASRPASGTLSPRPAYRQCLSELGAQHASFTPLPDQYFGQGCSNVGTVRLASLRSDTASLELSNLGPVTCSVATDFAGWARFGVDRAAEQILGSRVMRIETYGSYSCRNVAGTNRRSGHATANAIDVSAFVLDDGRRISVLDDWDGGTDAERRFLRVVHQSACKRFGTVLGPQYNAAHRNHFHLEADGANFCR, translated from the coding sequence ATGCGCAGACTCCTGCTCATCCTGCCGCTGCTGGCCCCGCTCGTCGCCTGCATGGACATTCCCCAGGCCACGCAAAAGACGGCCTCGCGCCCCGCTTCCGGCACTCTCAGCCCGCGTCCGGCCTACCGCCAGTGCCTTTCCGAACTGGGCGCACAGCACGCCTCGTTCACGCCCCTGCCCGACCAGTATTTCGGCCAGGGCTGCTCCAATGTCGGCACGGTCCGGCTCGCCAGCCTGCGCAGCGATACGGCATCTCTCGAATTGTCGAATCTCGGTCCCGTCACCTGCTCGGTGGCAACCGACTTTGCCGGCTGGGCCCGATTCGGCGTCGACCGCGCGGCCGAACAGATCCTCGGCAGCCGGGTCATGCGAATCGAGACCTACGGCAGCTACAGTTGCCGCAATGTCGCGGGGACCAACCGCCGCTCCGGTCATGCCACCGCCAATGCCATCGACGTTTCCGCCTTCGTGCTCGACGACGGGCGCCGGATCAGCGTGCTGGACGACTGGGACGGCGGGACCGATGCCGAACGCCGGTTCCTGCGCGTCGTGCACCAGAGCGCGTGCAAGCGATTCGGAACCGTCCTTGGCCCGCAGTACAATGCGGCACACCGCAATCACTTCCACCTGGAAGCCGACGGGGCGAATTTCTGCCGATAG
- a CDS encoding adenylosuccinate synthase — MANVTVIGAQWGDEGKGKIVDWLASRADAVVRFQGGHNAGHTLVVGEQVYKLSLLPSGIVTGTLSIVGNGVVLDPWHLKAEVEKLRGQGVEINPENFAIADNCPLILPLHRDLDGLRENAAGAGKIGTTGRGIGPAYEDKVGRRAIRVCDLAHLDSLDPQLDRLCAHHDALRAGFGQDPVDREALLNELREIAPFVLQFAQPVWKRLNKVRKAGARILFEGAQGVLLDVDHGTYPFVTSSNTVSGTAASGSGLGPSATGFVLGIVKAYTTRVGSGPFPTELDDDTGQRLGERGHEFGTVTGRKRRCGWFDAVLTRQSCAISGVTGIALTKLDVLDGFEKVKICTGYRLNGKVLDYFPSHAADQAAVEPIYEEMDGWQGTTAGARSWADLPAQAIKYIQRVQELIETPVALVSTSPEREDTILVRDPFED, encoded by the coding sequence TTGGCCAACGTAACCGTGATTGGCGCCCAGTGGGGCGATGAGGGCAAAGGCAAGATCGTCGATTGGCTGGCGAGCCGGGCGGATGCCGTGGTTCGTTTCCAGGGCGGCCACAATGCGGGCCATACGCTCGTCGTGGGCGAGCAGGTCTATAAGCTTTCGCTGCTGCCTTCTGGCATCGTCACCGGCACGCTGTCGATCGTCGGCAATGGCGTGGTTCTCGACCCTTGGCACCTCAAGGCCGAAGTCGAGAAGCTGCGTGGCCAAGGCGTCGAGATCAATCCCGAGAACTTCGCGATCGCGGACAACTGCCCGCTGATCCTGCCGCTCCACCGCGACCTCGACGGTCTGCGCGAGAACGCGGCGGGCGCCGGCAAGATCGGTACCACCGGTCGCGGCATCGGTCCGGCCTATGAAGACAAGGTCGGCCGCCGCGCGATCCGCGTGTGCGACCTGGCACACCTCGATTCGCTCGATCCGCAGCTTGACCGTCTTTGCGCCCATCACGACGCACTGCGCGCCGGTTTCGGGCAGGACCCGGTCGACCGCGAGGCGCTGCTCAACGAACTTCGCGAGATCGCGCCTTTCGTGCTGCAGTTCGCGCAGCCGGTGTGGAAGCGTCTCAACAAGGTTCGCAAGGCCGGCGCCCGCATACTCTTCGAAGGTGCGCAGGGCGTACTGCTCGACGTCGACCACGGGACCTATCCCTTCGTCACCAGCTCGAACACGGTTTCGGGTACGGCGGCAAGCGGTTCGGGCCTCGGCCCCTCGGCAACCGGCTTCGTGCTGGGCATCGTCAAGGCCTACACCACCCGCGTCGGCTCGGGTCCGTTCCCGACTGAACTGGACGATGATACCGGCCAGCGCCTCGGCGAACGCGGTCACGAATTCGGCACCGTCACCGGGCGCAAGCGCCGCTGCGGCTGGTTCGACGCGGTTCTCACCCGCCAGTCCTGCGCGATTTCGGGCGTCACCGGCATTGCCCTGACCAAGCTCGATGTGCTGGACGGCTTCGAGAAGGTGAAGATCTGCACCGGCTACCGCCTCAACGGCAAGGTGCTCGACTACTTCCCGAGCCACGCTGCCGACCAGGCCGCCGTCGAGCCGATCTACGAGGAAATGGACGGCTGGCAGGGCACCACCGCCGGCGCCCGTTCCTGGGCCGATCTGCCCGCGCAGGCGATCAAGTACATCCAGCGCGTGCAGGAACTGATCGAAACTCCGGTCGCGCTGGTTTCGACCAGCCCCGAGCGCGAGGACACGATCCTCGTGCGCGATCCCTTCGAGGATTGA
- a CDS encoding RsmB/NOP family class I SAM-dependent RNA methyltransferase, giving the protein MDIPGLPARRAALNLIDAVLRRGETLDQAAGAALSRVRGDADRALTRAIAGEVLRWKADLDELIDSATRQRLPDDAKPRAVLELMLAQVLRLETPPHAVIATGLPLLTGGPRRLAHGVFSTLVKREVSLPDVPTLPDAVLARWGERAGEIARGLAEPPPLDLALREPDKTQEWAERLGGTTLMPGHLRLPRGAAIETLEGFREGAWWVQDLAASLPARLLGQGEGRRVLDLCAAPGGKTLQLAAAGWDVTALDISKRRLERLKDNLERTHLSAHVVQSDAFKWEPEAPFDAILLDAPCTATGTSRRHPDVLHRIGPRQIAEMAELQSGLLARAAEWLKSGGMLVYAVCSLEAAEGEAQAAQVSLTPEPILQDELPAGLSPMPEGWLRTDPAMLAEAGGLDGFFVARWRKS; this is encoded by the coding sequence ATGGACATTCCCGGCCTTCCGGCGCGCCGTGCCGCGCTCAACCTCATCGATGCCGTTCTGCGGCGCGGCGAAACTCTCGACCAGGCCGCCGGCGCTGCGCTGTCGCGCGTGCGCGGCGATGCCGACCGGGCGCTGACCCGCGCGATTGCCGGCGAGGTGCTGCGCTGGAAGGCCGACCTCGATGAGCTGATCGACAGCGCCACGCGCCAGCGCCTGCCCGACGATGCAAAGCCGCGCGCTGTCCTCGAGCTCATGCTGGCACAGGTCCTGCGGCTGGAAACGCCGCCGCATGCGGTGATCGCGACCGGGCTGCCCTTGCTGACCGGCGGGCCGAGGCGGCTGGCGCATGGCGTTTTCTCCACGCTGGTGAAGCGAGAGGTTTCGCTGCCGGACGTGCCGACGCTGCCCGATGCCGTGCTCGCCCGCTGGGGTGAACGGGCCGGAGAAATTGCCCGGGGCCTGGCCGAGCCGCCGCCGCTCGACCTCGCCCTGCGCGAACCGGACAAGACGCAGGAGTGGGCGGAAAGACTGGGCGGCACAACGCTGATGCCCGGCCACCTCCGCCTGCCGCGCGGCGCGGCGATCGAAACGCTCGAGGGTTTTCGCGAAGGTGCGTGGTGGGTGCAGGATCTCGCCGCCAGCCTGCCCGCGCGGCTGCTGGGGCAGGGCGAGGGGCGGCGCGTGCTGGACCTGTGCGCCGCGCCCGGCGGCAAGACGCTGCAACTGGCCGCGGCCGGATGGGACGTCACCGCGCTCGATATTTCCAAGCGCCGTCTCGAACGGCTGAAAGACAACCTCGAACGTACGCACCTTTCCGCTCACGTGGTCCAGTCCGATGCTTTCAAGTGGGAGCCGGAAGCGCCCTTCGACGCGATCCTGCTCGACGCGCCGTGCACCGCGACCGGCACCAGCCGCCGCCATCCCGACGTCCTGCACCGGATCGGGCCAAGGCAGATCGCGGAAATGGCCGAACTGCAGTCCGGCCTGCTGGCCCGCGCGGCCGAATGGCTCAAGTCGGGCGGAATGCTGGTCTATGCCGTGTGCTCGCTGGAAGCGGCGGAAGGCGAGGCCCAGGCCGCGCAAGTATCGCTGACGCCTGAGCCCATCTTGCAGGACGAATTGCCTGCGGGCCTCTCGCCAATGCCCGAAGGCTGGTTGCGCACGGACCCGGCGATGCTGGCCGAGGCAGGCGGGCTGGACGGCTTCTTCGTGGCGCGTTGGCGCAAGTCATGA
- a CDS encoding ATP phosphoribosyltransferase regulatory subunit has protein sequence MQDTDRDLLPEGLGDRLPQQAAVSQRVRRTALDAMASHGYERVETPTIEFEKSMASRMAGVQVRRMFRFVDPVSLRTLALRSDITMQVGRIAATGLAAAARPLRLCYAGQVVTIKGDGLDPARERLQLGAELIGSDSVAAAAEIVEIAIEALRAAGASGISVDFTLPDVVDALSAEALPLAASQIEAVRQMLDAKDAGGLVDAGGEAYLPLLYAVGPFETAIARLAAFDNAGVLAGRIAGLREIAARVDGKARLTLDPSERHGFEYQSWFGFTIYAEGVSGSLGRGGTYRILGQLGGQDGEPAAGFSLYPDPLIEVLASEPQDTKKLFLPLGHDARVAEQQRAVGWTTVAALGENDDPIALGCSHRLENGEAVPL, from the coding sequence ATGCAGGATACCGATCGCGATCTTCTGCCCGAGGGGCTTGGTGACAGGTTGCCGCAGCAGGCGGCCGTTTCGCAGCGTGTGCGCCGCACCGCGCTGGATGCCATGGCGAGCCATGGCTATGAGCGGGTGGAAACGCCGACCATCGAATTCGAGAAGTCGATGGCCAGCCGCATGGCCGGCGTCCAGGTGCGCCGCATGTTCCGTTTCGTCGATCCGGTGTCGTTGCGCACACTGGCGCTGCGTTCGGACATCACCATGCAGGTCGGTCGCATTGCCGCTACCGGCCTTGCGGCGGCGGCGCGTCCGCTGCGCCTGTGCTATGCCGGGCAGGTCGTCACCATCAAGGGCGACGGGCTCGACCCGGCGCGCGAACGGCTGCAGCTCGGCGCCGAGCTGATTGGCAGCGATTCCGTTGCCGCTGCCGCCGAGATCGTCGAGATCGCCATCGAGGCGTTGCGCGCTGCCGGTGCCAGCGGCATTTCGGTCGACTTCACGCTGCCCGATGTCGTCGATGCCCTCTCGGCCGAAGCGCTGCCGTTGGCGGCCAGCCAGATAGAAGCGGTGCGCCAGATGCTCGATGCCAAGGATGCTGGCGGGCTGGTCGATGCCGGGGGTGAGGCGTACCTGCCGTTGCTCTATGCCGTCGGTCCGTTCGAAACCGCGATCGCGCGGCTTGCCGCTTTTGACAACGCGGGCGTTCTTGCCGGGCGCATTGCAGGCCTGCGCGAAATCGCCGCGCGGGTGGATGGCAAGGCACGCCTGACGCTCGATCCGTCCGAACGTCATGGCTTCGAATACCAGTCCTGGTTCGGCTTCACGATCTACGCAGAAGGCGTATCGGGCAGTCTGGGACGGGGCGGTACCTACCGCATTCTCGGCCAGCTCGGTGGACAAGATGGCGAACCGGCGGCCGGATTCTCGCTCTATCCCGATCCGCTGATCGAAGTCCTGGCGAGCGAACCGCAGGATACGAAGAAGCTCTTCCTCCCGCTCGGGCACGATGCCCGCGTGGCCGAGCAGCAGCGCGCGGTCGGCTGGACGACGGTGGCCGCGCTTGGTGAGAACGACGACCCCATCGCGCTGGGCTGTTCGCACCGGCTGGAAAACGGCGAGGCCGTTCCTCTCTGA